The nucleotide window GAAATAAGGTAACCCTTGTTGGGTATGAACGGTATTGGGGCTACGCACCGTTACGATTTTTGACTGCTGTTTGGAATCCATTCCCATTATCTAATCCTCCGCTTAATTCCATCTCTTGTTTTATGTTTTGGTAATAGCAGTTTACCTGCCACTTTAAACCATGAGCCGCGTCCCATTACCACGCTCGACACCATAACCAACTAAATATTAGAAACTTTTATCGACAAACCACATTGTCACAGCAGTGCAAACTTGCTGTGACAGCCACAGGCGGCCTGTACCACGCCGAGGTACAGCTAAAACCCGGCACATAGGTTGCTTACACAGTATCCATGCAAACATTACCTGTAAGCCTTACCCATATTGCCAGTCTGATTTTCAGCGCAGCCGTGCTATTGTTGCACCCGCAATTTGCGGGCATAGTATTGTTTTTAGCGGGATTTAATCTGTCCTTTACTTTGATATCGGTGGTCGGGCTGGGGCTGTGCTATATAAAAGGGCATTTTCCATCACCTGCCGGCCCCTTTAACGCCTTAATGGGAACCCATTTTGGCAGCATGCTTTGTTATATCATCACCATCAACTACGCCATCCACTACAGCAGCAACCACAGCTGATACAGCACCTGACCTAATCGTTACGGATTAGGCAGTTACCCCCGGATCAGTTTATAATGCTCCCTCGGTTTTACCTGGCCTGATAAACTTTGAATAACTACCGCTAAATAAAACGAAAAATCATGGAAATTCTTAATATTGCTGCACTTTTGATTACTGTCTCTGCGGTTTTCAGCTATATCAATTATCGATATATCAAACTGCCAACCACCATAGGATTGATGCTCATCGCATTATTCTTTTCCTTAGTTTTAATCGTGTTGGGGAATTTCAACGTGATTAGCACGGCGGAACACACGCGGCAACTACTGAATAAAATTGATTTCAATACAACGCTTATGCACGGCATGCTGAGTTTTTTGCTATTCGCAGGTGCCTTGCACGTCAACATTAATGACATGGCCAAACAAAAATGGGTAATCGCCAGCCTCGCTTCCATTGGCACCCTTACGTCCACCTTTCTTGTGGGCGGCATCAGTTTCTACGTTTTGTCCTGGCTGGGGATGCAGATATCTTTTATGTATTGCCTGTTATTTGGCGCCTTGATCTCCCCCACAGACCCCATCGCCGTATTAGGTATACTAAAAAACATTGGAGCTCCCAAATCACTGGAAATGAAGATTGCGGGAGAATCCTTATTTAATGACGGTGTGGCTGTCGTCGTGTTTATCGTTCTACTGGGAATAGCCACCGGCGCTCAACAAGCGGATGCCGGGCACATCGCCTTGTTGTTTTTGGAAGAAGCCGTCGGCGGTGCAGTATTTGGCCTGCTAATCGGTTATGGTACCTATCAAATGATCAAAAGTGTGGATAACTATCAAGTCGAAGTGTTACTCACTCTGGCTCTGGTCATGGGGG belongs to Gammaproteobacteria bacterium and includes:
- a CDS encoding sodium:proton antiporter, whose protein sequence is MEILNIAALLITVSAVFSYINYRYIKLPTTIGLMLIALFFSLVLIVLGNFNVISTAEHTRQLLNKIDFNTTLMHGMLSFLLFAGALHVNINDMAKQKWVIASLASIGTLTSTFLVGGISFYVLSWLGMQISFMYCLLFGALISPTDPIAVLGILKNIGAPKSLEMKIAGESLFNDGVAVVVFIVLLGIATGAQQADAGHIALLFLEEAVGGAVFGLLIGYGTYQMIKSVDNYQVEVLLTLALVMGGYAMASAIHVSGPIAMVVAGLLIGNHGRNFAMSEKTREHLDTFWELMDEILNAVLFVLIGLEVLILSFTQNHFIAALILIPLILLARFISVGVPINILRMKQEFSPHVIKILTWGGLRGGISVALALSIPAGPERDVILAITYAIVIFSISVQGLTIGALVKKAVR